In Treponema primitia ZAS-2, a genomic segment contains:
- a CDS encoding PASTA domain-containing protein translates to MGLRNRLKLNINLNSLERYVGNNLRFFISLSVGLIVFVGIIALAVFFIAVRGEEQTMVPDVRGKDLTQAILELQVKELYPRLQQRYSQSASERGLILEQSPSPGTIVKAGRRVRMVVSQGVIISNMENYVGRNIDEVRMDLQTLFASAGSAAGNITGAPPLISLKEPFMYQFSSETPGTILQQSPEPGTAISGPTILELVISRGPENEMITIPELTGLSIGEALELLGKSGLRFTFTQREGRGGEKPETVISQTPAAATIATNNIEVALVIIAPMDLKEGELFGLFSYTLPNNPYPLPVTLEAQLPSGERSPLITMNHPGGKFTVPYRLPAGTTLVLSMLNRELYREEISLPIETLFLDQL, encoded by the coding sequence ATGGGTTTGCGAAACCGGCTTAAATTAAATATAAATCTAAATTCTCTTGAACGCTACGTGGGAAACAACCTGCGCTTCTTCATTTCCCTTTCGGTGGGACTCATCGTTTTTGTGGGCATCATTGCCCTGGCGGTTTTTTTTATCGCCGTTCGGGGGGAAGAGCAGACCATGGTCCCGGATGTTCGGGGCAAGGATCTGACCCAGGCTATTCTGGAACTACAGGTAAAGGAACTCTACCCCCGGCTTCAGCAGCGTTACTCCCAGTCCGCCTCTGAACGGGGACTGATCCTGGAACAGAGCCCCAGTCCGGGAACCATCGTAAAGGCGGGCCGCCGGGTACGCATGGTAGTCAGCCAGGGGGTGATAATTTCCAACATGGAAAACTATGTAGGCCGCAATATCGATGAGGTCAGGATGGATCTCCAAACCCTCTTTGCCTCTGCGGGGAGTGCTGCGGGGAACATCACCGGCGCCCCCCCCCTCATTTCCCTGAAGGAACCCTTCATGTACCAGTTTTCTTCAGAAACCCCGGGGACCATACTTCAGCAGAGCCCCGAACCGGGCACTGCCATTTCGGGCCCCACTATCCTGGAATTAGTGATCAGCCGGGGGCCGGAAAACGAAATGATCACCATCCCCGAATTGACAGGGCTTTCCATAGGTGAAGCTTTGGAGCTTCTCGGCAAATCGGGCTTGCGTTTTACCTTCACCCAGCGTGAGGGCCGGGGGGGTGAAAAGCCGGAAACCGTGATAAGCCAGACCCCTGCGGCGGCTACCATCGCCACTAACAACATCGAAGTCGCCCTGGTGATCATTGCACCGATGGATCTTAAGGAAGGGGAGCTGTTCGGGCTTTTTAGCTATACCCTGCCGAATAACCCCTATCCATTGCCTGTTACCCTGGAAGCCCAGCTTCCCAGCGGAGAACGAAGTCCCCTGATAACCATGAACCATCCCGGGGGTAAATTCACTGTTCCCTACCGTCTGCCTGCCGGCACAACCCTGGTCCTTTCCATGCTTAACCGGGAACTATACCGGGAAGAAATCTCCCTGCCCATAGAAACTCTATTTTTGGATCAGTTGTAA